From the genome of Aquila chrysaetos chrysaetos chromosome 12, bAquChr1.4, whole genome shotgun sequence, one region includes:
- the ATP5F1D gene encoding ATP synthase subunit delta, mitochondrial encodes MFRARRLLLRLAARPPLPPPRARGYADPAAGPVPMAFTFASPTQVFYNGANVKQVDVPTLTGSFGILASHVPTLQVLKPGVVTVYAEDGTATKYFVSSGSVTVHADSTVQVLAEEAVTMDMLDLAAAKSNLEKAVSEMAAASDEAAKAEAQIKVEANEALVKALE; translated from the exons atgttCCGtgcccgccgcctcctcctgcgcctcgccgcccgcccgccgctgccgccgccccgcgcccgcggCTATGCCgaccccgccgccgggcccgtCCCCATGGCCTTCACCTTCGCCTCACCCACGCAG GTCTTTTACAACGGTGCCAACGTGAAGCAGGTGGACGTGCCCACGCTGACCGGCTCCTTCGGTATCCTGGCCTCTCACGTCCCTACCCTGCAGGTCCTCAAACCGGGAGTCGTGACGGTCTATGCTGAGGATGGCACGGCCACCAAGTATTTCG TGAGCAGTGGCTCTGTCACGGTCCACGCGGACTCCACCGTGCAGGTGCTGGCAGAGGAGGCGGTGACAATGGACATGCTGGATCTGGCT GCTGCAAAATCAAACCTGGAGAAGGCTGTTTCAGAGATGGCTGCAGCATCCGATGAAGCAGCTAAAGCAGAAGCTCAGATTAAAGTAGAAGCTAATGAAGCCCTTGTAAAAGCCCTGGAGTAG